From a region of the Halolamina sp. CBA1230 genome:
- a CDS encoding type II CAAX endopeptidase family protein, translating to MVPSNVVDRHPVAAYFVLTLALSWSVWIPVLSSVDGPMARIAAIPGAFGPLAAAAVVTHLRGESVRAWLASTLDWRRPARWYVAALAIPIGVGLALAVVSVVMVGFEDGTLVPALLTFAINVVFATLLGGGQEEFGWRGFALPHLQTRYSALTASVVVGAVWALWHAPLFAFGVYQMAPAGYAAFVVVASVVFTWLYNGSRGCVPAAILLHGTVNASVSVPVQVVGGPSALPVPFTVLLVGAFGLLALGLTVRYGPGTLSAAAAQTPSWTGDGPERRSTVGAPGVSES from the coding sequence ATGGTCCCCTCGAACGTGGTCGATCGACACCCGGTCGCAGCGTACTTCGTACTGACCCTGGCGCTCTCGTGGAGTGTCTGGATACCGGTTCTGTCCAGCGTCGACGGGCCGATGGCCCGGATCGCGGCTATCCCCGGCGCGTTCGGCCCGCTGGCGGCAGCGGCGGTCGTCACCCACCTCCGAGGCGAGTCCGTGCGGGCGTGGCTGGCGTCGACGCTCGACTGGCGCCGCCCCGCGCGGTGGTACGTCGCCGCGCTGGCGATCCCCATCGGCGTCGGCCTCGCGCTCGCCGTCGTTTCGGTCGTGATGGTCGGCTTCGAAGACGGCACGCTCGTCCCCGCACTCCTGACGTTCGCGATCAACGTGGTGTTCGCCACGCTGCTCGGCGGTGGGCAGGAGGAGTTCGGCTGGCGTGGGTTCGCGCTGCCGCACCTGCAGACCCGTTACAGCGCGCTGACCGCCAGCGTCGTCGTCGGGGCCGTCTGGGCGCTCTGGCACGCGCCGCTGTTCGCTTTCGGCGTGTATCAGATGGCGCCCGCGGGCTACGCGGCGTTCGTCGTCGTCGCTTCGGTCGTGTTCACGTGGCTGTACAACGGCTCGCGAGGCTGTGTCCCCGCGGCGATCCTGCTGCACGGGACCGTCAACGCCAGCGTGAGCGTCCCGGTGCAGGTCGTCGGTGGCCCGTCGGCGCTCCCGGTGCCGTTCACCGTGCTGCTGGTCGGCGCGTTCGGCCTGCTGGCGCTGGGACTGACGGTCCGGTACGGGCCAGGGACGCTCTCGGCGGCGGCAGCACAGACGCCGTCGTGGACGGGTGATGGACCGGAACGCCGTTCCACCGTCGGCGCGCCGGGGGTGAGCGAGTCGTGA
- a CDS encoding helix-turn-helix domain-containing protein, with protein MSEDEIEAVAGLLEDETARRILTRTSREPMSASELERRCDASGPTIYRRLERLREHDLIEERTRPDLDGGHHTQVYEPNLRRVTVELVDGELRLEIDRREEMADRFTRLIEGI; from the coding sequence GTGAGTGAGGACGAGATCGAGGCCGTCGCGGGGCTGCTCGAGGACGAGACAGCCCGGCGTATCCTCACTCGGACGAGTCGAGAACCCATGTCTGCAAGCGAACTCGAACGGCGGTGTGACGCGTCGGGACCGACGATCTACCGGCGGCTCGAACGGCTCCGGGAGCACGACCTGATCGAGGAACGGACCCGCCCCGATCTCGACGGCGGCCACCACACGCAGGTGTACGAACCGAACCTCCGGCGCGTGACCGTCGAACTCGTCGACGGCGAACTCCGGCTGGAGATCGACCGCCGGGAGGAGATGGCCGACCGGTTCACGCGGCTGATCGAGGGGATCTGA
- a CDS encoding SDR family oxidoreductase, with translation MDLELDDTSALVTASSSGLGKASATALAREGANVVINGRDEEQLAEAVAEVDAAGDGEVIGVQGDLTEKEDIEQLVERTVEEFGGLDTLVTSAGGPPSGAFMDTDDEDWYEAFDLLVMSAVRTVREAAPHLKESDHGTMTFITSRSVKEAIDSLVLSNSVRMAVIGLEKTLSQELGPEVRSNAVLPGPHETSRIEELVEQAVDRGDYADYEEGLADWGEGIPLERIGDPMELGDAVAFLSSPKSSYINGVALPIEGGAGASNL, from the coding sequence ATGGATCTCGAACTCGACGACACGAGCGCGCTGGTGACGGCATCGAGCAGCGGCCTCGGGAAGGCGTCGGCGACGGCGCTGGCCCGCGAGGGCGCGAACGTGGTGATCAACGGCCGCGACGAGGAGCAACTCGCCGAAGCCGTCGCGGAGGTCGACGCCGCCGGCGACGGCGAGGTGATCGGCGTCCAGGGCGACCTGACCGAGAAGGAGGACATCGAACAGCTCGTCGAGCGCACCGTCGAGGAGTTCGGCGGCCTCGACACGCTGGTGACGAGCGCCGGCGGCCCGCCCAGCGGCGCGTTCATGGACACCGACGACGAGGACTGGTACGAGGCGTTCGACCTGCTGGTGATGAGCGCGGTCCGCACCGTCCGCGAGGCGGCGCCCCACCTGAAGGAGTCCGACCACGGGACGATGACGTTCATCACCTCCCGCTCGGTGAAGGAGGCGATCGACTCGCTGGTGCTCTCGAACTCCGTCCGGATGGCCGTGATCGGCCTCGAGAAGACGCTCTCCCAGGAGCTCGGCCCGGAGGTGCGCTCGAACGCGGTGCTGCCCGGCCCCCACGAGACCTCCCGGATCGAGGAGCTGGTGGAGCAGGCCGTCGACCGCGGTGACTACGCGGACTACGAGGAGGGGCTGGCCGACTGGGGCGAGGGCATCCCGCTGGAGCGCATCGGCGACCCGATGGAGCTCGGCGACGCCGTGGCGTTCCTCTCCTCGCCGAAATCCTCCTACATCAACGGCGTCGCGCTGCCCATCGAGGGCGGCGCGGGCGCGAGCAATCTCTAG
- a CDS encoding dolichyl-phosphate hexose transferase, whose protein sequence is MSDYTLADVSVVMGSYNEEEAIGPVLDEIDEATDGEAEVVVVDGSSDGTADIARDHGATVIEQEPQGYGYAVCKALVSATNPMRITTDCDGTYPMERIPDFLELVNEGYDVVSGDRLYHGAETMPTMNRFGNYAFAGLSSVLSGEYLHDVTTGMRAYREDVIEEITWTENTGLSAELLIRPTMRGYEIREEPIAYDERLGETKLDPFSGGAEIAGSILRVCAQERKRQLSSLF, encoded by the coding sequence ATGAGCGACTACACGCTCGCGGACGTGAGCGTCGTGATGGGGAGCTACAACGAGGAAGAGGCGATCGGGCCGGTGCTCGATGAGATCGACGAGGCCACCGACGGGGAGGCGGAAGTGGTGGTCGTCGACGGCTCCAGCGACGGCACCGCCGACATCGCGCGGGACCACGGCGCGACCGTGATCGAGCAGGAGCCCCAGGGGTACGGGTACGCGGTGTGTAAGGCGCTGGTGTCGGCGACCAACCCCATGCGGATCACCACCGACTGTGACGGGACGTACCCGATGGAGCGCATCCCGGATTTCCTCGAACTGGTGAACGAGGGGTACGACGTGGTCAGCGGCGACCGCCTCTACCACGGCGCGGAGACGATGCCGACGATGAACCGCTTCGGCAACTACGCCTTCGCGGGGCTGTCGAGCGTGCTCTCGGGGGAGTATCTTCACGACGTGACGACGGGGATGCGCGCCTACCGCGAGGACGTGATCGAGGAGATCACCTGGACCGAGAACACCGGCCTGTCGGCGGAGCTGCTGATCCGGCCGACGATGCGGGGGTACGAGATCCGCGAGGAGCCGATCGCCTACGACGAGCGGCTGGGCGAGACGAAGCTGGACCCGTTCTCGGGCGGCGCGGAGATCGCAGGGTCGATCCTCCGGGTGTGCGCCCAGGAGCGCAAGCGGCAGTTGTCGAGTCTGTTCTAG
- a CDS encoding glycosyltransferase family 39 protein — MTGQPSTDSRAATGTVRAGVDAARDRLDRGRIAILLLALVAAVISFLVATRVFPYHSINHDEGVYLQQAEMLLSGKLFLQPPVEGPFHPWFFVVSEQGLYSKYQPVPAAVFALGRVLGGYPIALAGISATVVAGTAALARELYDWRVGAVAGVLVLASPLFLVHSGVYLPYAATAAFELCFAVAYLRGERTGSRRLAAVAGAAIATAFFARPYTAVLFASPFILHAVVTLLRSGAWRTPFEEVTDRQRDLFVRRLLTAGLGMVGVAVALGYNVLVTGEPFVFPYQAFAPEDGPGFGHREILGHEENYTLELGIESNRRVLSKLFTEWVAMGILGSALAAAGVVATAGSAVLGRVRDASQRASAALVGRRAVVAGMFVSIAAGNVAFWGNFNILGALTVQDDGLIHSLGPYYHYDVLVPTAVFGAVAVVWAADRLGGFTAPRLPDALSASRVALAVVIVAAAVAAPVAADVAERPLEHNAGISEELAAAYEPFEEEGGLSMGNAAIGGNQTDEKTLTFLTPVYGPWLNHPFQAVRNDPDFDGPSLYALGDYDELDVAAANPDHELRRYVMRGAWNPVDGEEVTAELRPVERVSGESVRLDAAVGVPEGAESVSIRAGGDGGQTYAAANASEGALRLTLTVNETSARLAGEGVRSAGSFDVENRDELTVTVFVSTGPSTGFSYQLVFPIDTSGDEVRALSATRERCPVPDRCVPAGLGPSPPEQFANTTVEAVSA; from the coding sequence TCTACCTCCAGCAGGCCGAGATGCTCCTCTCGGGGAAACTGTTCCTCCAGCCGCCGGTCGAGGGGCCGTTCCACCCGTGGTTCTTCGTCGTGAGCGAGCAGGGGCTCTATTCGAAGTACCAGCCCGTTCCCGCGGCGGTGTTCGCGCTGGGCCGCGTTCTCGGCGGCTACCCGATCGCGCTCGCCGGCATCTCGGCGACAGTCGTCGCCGGCACGGCCGCGCTGGCCCGCGAACTGTACGACTGGCGGGTCGGCGCCGTCGCGGGCGTGCTCGTACTCGCGTCGCCGCTGTTCCTGGTCCACTCCGGGGTGTACCTCCCCTACGCGGCGACGGCGGCGTTCGAACTCTGCTTCGCGGTCGCGTACCTCCGCGGCGAGCGGACCGGGAGCCGGCGGCTGGCGGCGGTCGCCGGCGCGGCGATCGCGACCGCCTTCTTCGCGCGGCCGTACACCGCCGTGCTGTTCGCGTCGCCCTTCATCCTCCACGCGGTCGTCACGCTCCTCCGTTCGGGCGCGTGGCGAACGCCGTTCGAGGAGGTGACCGACCGACAGCGCGACCTGTTCGTCCGCCGACTCCTGACCGCGGGGCTCGGGATGGTCGGCGTCGCGGTCGCGCTGGGGTACAACGTCCTCGTCACGGGTGAGCCGTTCGTGTTCCCGTACCAGGCGTTCGCGCCGGAGGACGGCCCCGGGTTCGGCCACCGCGAGATCCTCGGCCACGAGGAGAACTACACGCTCGAACTCGGAATCGAGTCGAACCGCCGCGTGCTTTCCAAACTGTTCACTGAGTGGGTGGCGATGGGGATCCTCGGCAGCGCGCTCGCCGCTGCGGGCGTCGTCGCGACGGCTGGCTCGGCCGTTCTCGGCCGCGTCCGGGACGCGAGCCAGCGCGCGTCGGCCGCGCTCGTGGGCCGTCGCGCGGTCGTCGCGGGGATGTTCGTCTCCATCGCGGCGGGCAACGTCGCGTTCTGGGGGAACTTCAACATCCTCGGCGCGCTCACCGTGCAGGACGACGGGCTGATCCACAGCCTCGGCCCGTACTACCACTACGACGTGCTCGTCCCGACGGCGGTGTTCGGCGCGGTCGCCGTGGTGTGGGCTGCCGACCGACTGGGCGGTTTCACTGCGCCGCGACTCCCCGACGCGCTATCGGCCAGTCGGGTCGCGCTCGCCGTCGTGATCGTCGCGGCGGCCGTCGCCGCCCCCGTCGCGGCGGACGTCGCGGAACGCCCGCTGGAGCACAACGCGGGTATCAGCGAGGAGCTCGCGGCCGCCTACGAACCGTTCGAGGAGGAAGGCGGGCTCTCGATGGGGAACGCCGCCATCGGCGGGAACCAGACCGACGAGAAGACGCTGACGTTCCTCACGCCGGTGTACGGCCCGTGGCTGAACCACCCGTTCCAGGCGGTTCGGAACGATCCCGACTTCGACGGGCCGTCGCTGTACGCGCTGGGTGACTACGACGAACTCGACGTCGCCGCCGCGAACCCGGATCACGAGCTCCGGCGGTACGTGATGCGCGGCGCGTGGAACCCCGTCGACGGCGAAGAGGTGACCGCGGAACTCCGCCCGGTCGAGCGCGTCTCCGGCGAGTCGGTCCGGCTGGACGCCGCGGTCGGCGTCCCCGAGGGTGCCGAGTCGGTGTCGATCCGCGCGGGCGGCGACGGTGGGCAGACCTACGCCGCGGCGAACGCCAGCGAGGGGGCGCTCCGGCTGACGCTGACGGTCAACGAGACCAGCGCCCGCCTCGCCGGCGAGGGGGTCCGGAGCGCGGGGAGCTTCGACGTGGAGAACCGCGACGAGCTCACGGTCACGGTGTTCGTCTCCACCGGCCCGAGCACGGGGTTCAGCTACCAGCTCGTGTTCCCGATCGATACGTCGGGCGACGAGGTGCGCGCGCTGTCGGCGACCCGGGAGCGCTGTCCGGTGCCGGATCGCTGCGTGCCCGCGGGGCTGGGGCCGTCGCCGCCCGAGCAGTTCGCGAACACGACGGTCGAAGCGGTTTCGGCGTAG